The Oreochromis aureus strain Israel breed Guangdong linkage group 16, ZZ_aureus, whole genome shotgun sequence genome includes the window CTCCCGTTTCAAAGCAGACGAcagtgggaccatttatgccAAAACAAGATAACTATACATGTTTTAAGttctctacagataatgaaaagtacaaggtgggagagatcgacccaacttggtgtgctgtcacactcagGGACGAACCACCAATAATGTAAGCGACCCAAACACGGTAATTGGAACgtgggcaagaagtgggctctatTATTACTGTGGGAGAGCACTCTGTTGGCtcgtgttcctatgggaagcgtGAGGGACATGTGCAATGAGTGCGATTGGGAGCTCCGCTCATGCTTATTGGGAatcaggtaaaggctattccacaacacaacacacgcaCTTTAGCTGCAAGGACGaagagacatattttggccaaaagagggacccagggtacacatGCTTATGATCCTCGTTTGgactcgccgacctggatagactccataggagtgcccagggagttcctaatgagtacaagctggtaaatcaGGTAGCTGCAGGATTTGAGAGTATATTAATTTGGATAACGCCTAATAAGAATGTTGATcgcattaactatgttcattacaatctgctgagactctctaacctaactAGAGACGCCATggtggggttcgcagaacaattgggtccaAGTTCGCTGATGGGCGTGCAGAATCGAATGGTCCTTGACATGTTGCTGGCAGAGAAGGGAGGTGTATGTGCCATGTTcggagacatgtgctgcacCTTTATTCCCaataatactgccccagatggctcagtaacccgagctctggagggcctgaaaactttgtctaaaactatgcatgagcactcaggtatcgaaaaccCGCTGGAGTCCTGGATGACATCCGTGTTCGGACGATGGAAAGGTGTGGCGATGTCAGTGATATGCTCCTTGGGTGTATTTTTGGGGATACTGGTCATTGTGGGgtgttgtatcattccttgtatcagaggattgttggtaagagtaatggcgagggttgctaaccctggctgggttgagggcatctaccagatgaacttagaacccatagagtggggcagggagtgatacaacatgaagtgtggtgacattccttgtaggaatgtcaaaagagggaatgttgggattcagagattcttttattgtaaccatataatctgccttatgataaatgcattaataacatgttctacagtattattttatcagtaatatttcttatggGGTTCAtaatgcattgaatatgtttgtcattacattgacctttctattcacaggttgagttcattttatacacaatgcataactgtgcttgtttagagctgatgttccatccaagagggtttttaagcttcactggtgagagtgtccaggtgatacatgttgagggaagatgagaacatagcaggttaattgcatgcatgcttacaatacacttaTTAATTTAgtggcaggcctgagcgaaggcccaagtgtcttctgctctctttttgagacctgcgccaattcagtctacttagtgattggtgacgagggtcaattattagctTTTAACGATCccgaagcttgaagtttattaccttaaaaggcaggtgttatagaaagagaagttatatgactgtttatagttattaaaatgtataaGATGCGCTCATGTCTGCCAACAATGTATTTTTTGActtgtattgacgtgtatgtgtgggcgttaaTGTTCTATGGTATAAAACCAGTTTTTGATGAAAttttgtcagaggaagacatatgCAGATGTTGcctctcctgtgttaataaactcatcgtttgattgcattcgtctggtgcctccgtcgtttgttgtctggtctccagttgatcgatctcgcttcaccgcccctccctgagcctggttcttctggagttttcttcctgttaaaagggagtttttccttcccactgtcgccaaagtgcttgctcatagggggtcatatgattgttgggtttttctctgtatttattattgtgctatctactgtacaatataaagcgccttaaggcgactgttgttgtgatttggtgctatataaataaaattgaattgaaaattgaattgaatgtctGCCACGGATGTGTATAGGCACTGCTAATGCTAGCATGAACAGATAAGTCCTGCTAGCTTGGAAGTTGTAGTGGGCCGAGCTAACTCTTGTCCCACCTGTTTATATTTGGTTTTGGGAGCTGGAGTGGGCAAGTTATTTGCTTGGAGGTCTATCTTTTTGCCTTTCATTGTCAGACACAACGCAGGAACACACTGGTTAAATgtgcacacatttttttctgctgtgacTACAAAAAGTAGTGCacagtaaaacagtaaaaatttGTTAACTTCACATTAAGTAAACATTTTGTGCTTTGGGCAAACAAGTGAAAATGAACAGTACCCTATGTATGTTAGGCTAACATAAAAAATTGTAAAGACATACTACATATGCACTACAAAGGCTTTTTTCCACTCCGTTCACATTACTTCATCTGTTATTTAAAGAATCATCAACAAGAAAAAGTGCAGCTGTGATTGTAAAGGACTTGGACTTTGGGTCTTTTCAAAACATATAAGAAAACCAATGAGTACTTTATGAGTTGTGagtagtttatttatttatttgtgtgtgtgtgtgcatgtgtgtgtgtgtgtgtgtgtgatgaagaGTTTCAAAATCTTGGTCTAGCGCATGGTGGCTTTAGAAGAGTCAGGCTGCAGTATCTGAAGAGTAACAATGACTTTTATAGATTTTCTGAACCAGGGGTAGAAAAAGACATATATAATGGGGTTCAGACATGAGTTAAAGTAGGCTAAACATAGAACAAATGTCAGTGATGAAGCACTTGGCAAGCTGTCTTGGCCTGTGAGAGCCACACAGTAATATGGACACATACatatgagaaacacaacaacaacaataccaaGTGTCCAGGCTGCTTTCAGCTCCGATTTCTTTGCAGTAACTGTAACTGATCGCTGGTGAGTGACTGCAAGCTGAGACCTCATAGCACGAGCCTGAGACACAGCCACCACAAACACTCTCAGATACAAAACTACAATCACAGTAATGGGAACAATAAAGGAAAAAGTAACATCAACAAGTCCTGCGATGTAATTAATGACAAAGACACACTCTCCAATGCAAGAGTTATACCTGCCTGGTTGCTTCAGGTTATCCATCAGAATCAGACTTTGAAAGATGACAGAACAGAtccaacacaaacagacaacaatTTTAACTCTTTGTTGTGTGATCTTGGTGGAGTAATGTAGAGGGTAACAAATAGCCAAATATCGATCAACACATATGATCACCATGGTTCCTATTGAGGCCGAGGTGATGACATATGCTAGGTATTGATACAGAGTGCACATGATGTCACCGAGGAACCAGCATCCATCTATGAGCACAATTTGGAAGAACAAGAGGAGGCCCACACAGAAATCAGCAACAGCCAGAGAAAGGAGCAGGAGGTTGGTGGGGGTGTGGAGCTGCCTGAATAGGGAGagaaaacacaatattttatatttagttttCTCTATCAAGTGTCATTCAGATTTAAGCAGaggcttaaaaagaaaagaaatactatCTGTGAAAAAAACCGTCTTTCTTATTGTTTGAGATCAATTCAGTTCGATATCTTTCTACCTGAAATGTGAGACAGAGATGATGACCAACAGGTTAAGAATTGCAGTAAGCAGAGAAATGAAGGACAGCAGAATATAAGTCAGCATGATCTCAAAGTATGGACGCCTGGGCCTCATGCAGGAGGTGTTAAAGAGTTGTTGAAAGCAGAGTTCAGTTTCCTCCATCACTGCTGGAAGAACGGCAAACTGAGCTAAAATGTGTCTGTCGTCTTTATATTCATCCTCCCCTCCTTCCACAcctctgttgttgttggtggtgtggtTTTTCTATTCCTGTAATATAATGTGTGACAACATACTGTCACCTCATAGTAAAACAGTTCTCAATTTCTGGTCCACTGGGGCTTTTCTGTgtggtgcattttttttctcatgtgttCTTACTTACTTCCATAGTCCAGTGATATGAATGTTAGGTGAGTACCATTGAGTGGATGATGGCAAACTGTCATTTATCCTGAAAGGGAAGGCTGAGTGGTTAAGGCTTGACAGTTGGACCTAATCGGTTCCCTTGACCTGCTCTGAAAGTCCTCTGAGAGCTGGAAGGTCACTGCAACCAGAGTGACTAAGCCCTAAAACTGGCTAAGAAGTTATAATGTGCTGccactctgttttctttctgaggGTTCAGAGGAGATTCAGGAGTATACAATacggctgcccctccctgagccttgtTCTACTGGAGGTTTTTTCCAGTTAAatggtgtttttccttcccattgtagGCACGTGCTTGCACATAGGTGTTTGTGTGATTGTTGGAGCTTATGTGTATCCttatagggtctttaccttgaaAGTCAAGAAGGCTCAGCAGCGGCTGTAAtacctgaggaggctgaggaaattTGGCATGTCGGCCAAAATCCTCAGCAGCTTCTACAGCTGCATTGTGGAGCCCACActgaccagctgcatcactgcatgGTACGGTAGCACTACTGACATGGACCGCAAACGCCTGCAGAGAGTGATAACAACTGCAGAGAAGATCACCAGAAGTACGCTGccctctctgcagagcatctaaatggtaaatggactggttcttatatagcgcttttctactcttctgagcactcaaagcactttacacaacttgtgcattcacccattcacacccattcacacaagcacatcTTTCTAGGTGCTTTCTaagtaacattcacacacacacacactcatactccgatggatgcatcggagagcaatttggggt containing:
- the LOC116321074 gene encoding trace amine-associated receptor 13c-like, which gives rise to MEETELCFQQLFNTSCMRPRRPYFEIMLTYILLSFISLLTAILNLLVIISVSHFRQLHTPTNLLLLSLAVADFCVGLLLFFQIVLIDGCWFLGDIMCTLYQYLAYVITSASIGTMVIICVDRYLAICYPLHYSTKITQQRVKIVVCLCWICSVIFQSLILMDNLKQPGRYNSCIGECVFVINYIAGLVDVTFSFIVPITVIVVLYLRVFVVAVSQARAMRSQLAVTHQRSVTVTAKKSELKAAWTLGIVVVVFLICMCPYYCVALTGQDSLPSASSLTFVLCLAYFNSCLNPIIYVFFYPWFRKSIKVIVTLQILQPDSSKATMR